The Mugil cephalus isolate CIBA_MC_2020 chromosome 19, CIBA_Mcephalus_1.1, whole genome shotgun sequence genome has a window encoding:
- the gdnfa gene encoding glial cell line-derived neurotrophic factor, which produces MKLWDALAMCLLLLSSVATRPLYQNTQPAKRTYFPSSYSDSASLSVEDEEPAFQRQDHNLQQIPMEDQYDISGPYPEQFDDVMDFIEATIGRLRRSSEANGGTRGRRESRQKGAANTGGGARGEARAHADRRRARGRGGSRGGKGGRGEKARERIPVQSRGCLLKEVHLNVTDLGLGYQTKEELIFRYCSGPCIEAETNYDKILNNLTHNKKLDKDTPSRTCCRPIAFDDDLSFLDDNVVYHTLKKHSARKCACV; this is translated from the exons ATGAAGTTATGGGATGCTTTGGCCATGTGTTTGTTGCTCCTGAGCTCCGTTGCTACTCGGCCTCTCTACCAAAACACTCAGCCAGCCAAGAGGACTTACTTCCCCAGCAGCTACAGTGATTCCGCGTCCCTGTCTGTGGAGGACGAAGAGCCAGCGTTCCAGCGCCAAGACCACAACCTGCAGCAGATCCCCATGGAGGATCAGT atGACATTTCAGGTCCCTACCCGGAGCAGTTCGACGACGTGATGGATTTTATCGAGGCCACAATCGGCAGACTCCGGAGGTCGTCAGAAGCCAACGGGGGCACCAGGGGACGGAGGGAGTCGCGACAGAAAGGAGCAGCAAACACGGGAGGGGGCGCGAGGGGCGAGGCGAGGGCGCACGCGGACAGGAGGCGGGCGCGAGGCCGAGGGGGGAGCCGAGGCGGCAAAGGCGGCCGGGGCGAGAAGGCGAGGGAGAGGATACCGGTGCAGAGCAGAGGCTGCCTGCTGAAGGAGGTCCACCTCAATGTGACGGACTTGGGGCTGGGGTACCAGACGAAGGAGGAGCTGATCTTCCGGTACTGCAGCGGCCCCTGCATCGAGGCGGAGACCAACTACGACAAGATCCTGAACAACCTCACGCACAACAAAAAGCTGGACAAGGACACCCCCTCTCGCACCTGCTGTCGACCCATCGCGTTTGACGACGACTTGTCTTTTTTGGACGACAATGTCGTGTATCACACGCTAAAGAAACACTCTGCTAGGAAGTGTGCCTGCGTCTGA